Genomic DNA from Carnobacterium gallinarum DSM 4847:
TCCGATGCAAACTAAAATTGCAGCTGAGGAAATAACAATCGATGAAAAAATGAACACAATTGTGAAACGTTTAAAACGGTTGAAAAAAAATGAATCGCTTTTATTTGATGATTTTTTCCAAGAACCAAGTAAATCAGAAATGGTAACAACATTTATGGCTTTGTTGGAACTTATTAAAGAGGGAATGATTTGGATTAGCCAAGATGAAATTTGTGGGGATATCTTAGTCTATGGTTCTGAAAAAGATGAAATAAATGAAGATGAAACAATTCAAGGAGTAGAAGCGGAATGAATGAATTAGGAGCCGTAGAAACCTTGCTTTTTGTAGCAGGTGATGAAGGCCTTTCTTTGGAAGAAATTGCGTCTGTTTTAGACTGCACAACTCAATTTGTGTTTCAACTATTGAATCAATTACAAAAAATGTATGAAGAATCTAAAACAAGCGGTTTGATGTTACTTGAAGTTGGCAATCACTATCAATTAGCAACCAAAAAAGAGTATGCAGATTTAATTAAAAAATATGCGGTATCACCGCTATCAACCAATCTTTCGCAAGCGGCGTTAGAAACATTAGCAATTATTGCTTATAAACAACCTTTAACTAGAATGGAAATTGATGAAATTCGTGGTGTGCAAACATCAGGTGCG
This window encodes:
- the scpB gene encoding SMC-Scp complex subunit ScpB, which translates into the protein MNELGAVETLLFVAGDEGLSLEEIASVLDCTTQFVFQLLNQLQKMYEESKTSGLMLLEVGNHYQLATKKEYADLIKKYAVSPLSTNLSQAALETLAIIAYKQPLTRMEIDEIRGVQTSGALQKLLLRGLIEDKGRVNGPGRAILYGTTDYFMDYFGLKTLKELPAIDELEQDQEEVESDLFFEKFNQQFQTQEE